CAACCTGACCTATAATGCACAGACCCTGCTGGAGAGTGTTGAGGGTGTTGTGGACAACCTTGACTACAATGCAAGGAACCAGATCACTACAAAGGAGCTTTCCAACGGTGTGGTTACCAGCTATACCTATGACGCTGAGAAACTGCTGCTGGACAGAATCTACACCGAGAGTCTTCAGGACCTTAACTACGATTTCGATAACGTAGGCAATATCCTTGAGATCGAGGATAATGTGATGGATTCTGTAAAGACATACGGATACGATGACCTCGACAGACTGACCAGCGCGGGCATGTCCGTCAACAGTGTTTCGACGTATCAGCGTGATTTCAGCTACGACCAGTACGGATGTATTCAGCAGGTGGATGAGAACAATGTTACGATATCCTCTTACGGATATGCAAGCGTGCCATTCCATGCCCCTGACACGTATAACGGAAACGACCTCGTATACGATTCAAATGGAAATCTGGTTGAGGATGAAGATTTCACCTACAGCTACAATGATGCTAACCAGTTGAGCGAGGTCCGTTACTCAGATAACAGTTCCCTTGTGGAAAAGTACTGGTACGATGCCAACGGCCAGAGAGTCAAGAAGCAGAATGCTGATGGAGAGTTCAGCTACTATGTTAACCAGTTCTATGGGATCGAGAACGGTACTGCCACCAGTTACTTCTTCCGCGACGATGAGAGGATAGCTAAGGAAACATCTGGAGACATGGAATGGTATCTGTCAGATCATCTGGGCAGTACCACTTTGCTGGTTAACGAAAGTGGGCTTGAAGTTGAGCGTACCGAGTATTACCCATACGGTAAAGTACAGTCGGGTGGGCTAGAGAAGTATGGTTTCACTGGACAGGAGAATGATGCTGATACTGGGCTGATGTATTATGGTGCAAGGTATTACTCGCCGGAGTACAGGATTTTTGTGCAGCCGGATACGATGCTGCCTGATGTATATAATCCACAAGCATTGAATAGGTATGCTTATTGTTTGAATAATCCGGTAAAGTATACTGATCCAAGTGGGCATACTCCTGCAATCATTCCATTGGCAGTGGGTGTAGGGATGGCAGCAATAACTGCATACTCGATTATTTCTTTTGCTCAGGATACGATTGCTTGGAATAAATATGAGATGAGTACCGAAAAGTGGATAGCTAACTCAGCCCTCAATGTTCCAATTGGTGTTGGGGGAATAGGTCGTACACTTTACAAAGGCGGAAAATATTTGAAAACAGTAAACCAGGCATCTAAGGGAAAAGGTTTACTTAAGGTTGGATCAGCTTGTGGAAAAAGCCTGTTTGCTACTGGGGAAGCTACAGCTGAATTCATTGCTACAGAAGGTGTCCTTTTTACAGGGTCACAAATAGTCTCTCATTTAGATACAAGTGTAGATTCTACAATTCAAGAAAACACTGCAAGTGGAACAAGAGTAGGTAATGCACTAAACTGGGGAGGCAATACTGTAGCAGAAGCCTATGATTATACGAGTAATACAGCATCGAGTGTCTATGACTATACAGACAACGCCGCATCTGAAACTTATAACTATGCGAGCAGTACGGCATCCAATGTTTATGGCTATGCAAGTAATACAGCATCTGATGTTTATGATTATGCAAGTAACACGGCGTCAAATGTTTATGACTATGCAAGCAATAAGGCATCTACAGTTACAAATTCAATGAAAAGAGTGTTTAGCAAGTAATATTTCATAAACATGTAATTTGAGTGAAATACATGTGCAGATTTGGATGGATAATATGAATGAGGCAGTTTTAGAGCTCACAACTAGAATCTCTAAAGAAAAGCTAGTGTATGCTATCTGTGAGTTTTACTGGAACATTGGTCATAGCAAGATAGAGCTTATTAAGGAAATTGGCAACGATATAAAGTCTGAAGAGTACGCATCCTCTAAAACAATTGAAAGTGTTTCTGCGATTTCAGAAATATCAATCTTACTATCCAAAGATCGTAAAGAGAAACTAGAATTTGATTTCATTACAATTAGCATTGAAGATGCTGTATTCGAACGAAAAATACTTTGGGGCGTTGATCAAAAAATAAAAATTATACATGTCGTTTTTGCTGTATTTTTTGTAGTTGCTTTTATTGCTACAATCATCTATGGTTATCATAACATATATCCTACGAATCATTTTTTGAGTAGGTATGGTACCGCTTTGTTTGCAGTACTCATTTTTGTTCCAATAATAAAGTTACTGTACTATTTATTTGAGCGCAAAATTGAGAGGGTCCAATCACATCCAACTACTATTAAATGCAAAAACAACTTTGAAGACTTCATTCATAGTAAGGAGAAGGAATTGCGCTCTGAAAGGTATTAAAGAGTAACAAATAGGTAGAGATAACTCGTCTACGTCTACACGATGCTAACCAGCTAAGTGAGGTTCGCTATTCTGGAAATAATTCACTCGTTGAAAAATACTGGTACGACTCCAACGGACAGAGAGTCAAGAAACAGAACTCTGTTGGTGAGTTCAGCTACTATGTAAACCAGTTCTATGAGATCGAGAACGGTACTGCCACCAGCTACTTCTTCCGCGACGACGAGCGCATAGCCAAGCAGACAGCAAAAATCATGAACCCGCTCTCAAACCTATCACTGATACACTTATCTACCTATCACCCATCAGTGATACGTATCACTGATAACTATATATAGTTATCACTTTATAGTGATAACTAAGATGACACAACAAAGTGGAGATGAACAGAACGATACCCATGCATACATCATGGACCATCTGGGTATTCCTCTGGACGCAGGAACCGTTTTATCAGAGGCTTACCTGAGCGGTCTGCCTTTCAGTCCGGACCTGATACTGGAAAAAGGGGATATGCTCTACGTCATCGAAATAAGGTCAAGGGTAACAGTAGATGCGATATCACGGCTGAATCTCTTCCGTGAGCTCTGGCAGCGGGAGAAGGGGAGTGGGAAACAGGTCGTGCCTGTGCTTGCTGCAAAGTACATCCCGAGGATGGAAGAAGAGCTCATGGAAAAACTGGGCATAGAAGCAATAAAGCTTCCCCGGACGTTGATATCTGAAAGCAGGGAACAGTACACATCGGCCGGTCACAGGATAACATCGGAGAAATCATGGAAAGTGGTATCCCGGCTGCTCAAAGAGAAAAAGACATCCATAAGGCAACTCTCCTTAATGGAGAACGTCTCCTACGGCTGGGCGCACAAGACCATAAAGGCACTCATGCAGCAGAACATCATCAGACGGTATAACAGCCATGTCAGCATATCCGATGTGAACAAGCTCCTCAGCGGCATTGCATGGGAACGTCCCTTCTCCAACCTCATGATCGAGGAAATACGGATAGACTTTGAAGAATCCACAACAGCCGCAAAAGAGATAACATCAGCCCTCAAAGCTCAGAATGACATCCCCTTCGGCTTTACATCCTACACAGCGGCATCACTGTACACAGGTTATGGGATACGCCATGATGCCGTATATCTCTACATACAGGAAGAACACCTGAATTACTTCAGGGAACTGTTCGCATCCGATTCTGACAAAGGGACCCTTGCATACATATATCGTACTGACAGGAACGTATTCCATGATGTCCGCGAAAAGGAAGATATCAGGATAGTGTCCCCTTCCCAGACACTGCTTGACCTGGCAGGAATGGGCTACTCTGCAATGGATATAACAAAACAGTTGGTGTCGGTCTATGCCGCAATATGAACCCACACAAAGGATAATTGCTCTTTCTCTGGAAGAATTGAATGAGATTATCCGCTACCTGCACGAAAAGAACAATGGTCTCAAAGACTCAAACACCGTGCTCATTGGCGGCTGGGCAGTAGATTCCTATAATCCGTGGTTTGGTTCCATCGATATAGACCTCATCACAAGCAGCAAGATACGTAAGAGTATAATGTTCCATCTTAGGGAGAACAGGGATTTTAAGCCATACAGACTTCCCGGCATCTCTACAAGTGTCCAGAAAATAACCGCAGCAGGTCCCGTGATCATCGACTTTGCCACCTGGCAGAACCCCTTCCCTTTTGAAGGAATCGATGACGACTACCTGGATTTCCGCATCCTTAAAAAGAACACCGAAATGAGAACAATACGTGGTGGTATCAAAATGACCGTTCCAACTCGGGAAGCATTGATCATCCTGAAGCTCAAAGCCATATGGGACCGCCAGTACAGGATAGATAATGGACTCAGCCATGACCCTTTATGGGAAGGTGGAAAACTTGTAAAGGACAGGGCAGATGTCCTTGCACTGCTCGACCCCGGTAACGGTGGAAGAGAAATGGATATTTACGTGTTCGCTGAGCTGCTAAAAATTTATTCTTTCCTCGAACAATCCTTACGCACCGTGTACGAAACAAACGAAGGCATCGAAAAATACGGCAGATTATCACAAAATGATTCGGAGGCTCTCATAAAGCAACTCTTGTCACTGGTTAAATGAAGTTGTAAAAAGAGTACTGGACCATATGCATCAGCCAGTTCTACGAGAACGGTACTGCAACCAGCTACTTCTTCCGTTATGATGAACGTATAGCCAAGCAGACAGATGAAGTTATGTTTCCTTCATAATCGTCCGTACTTTTTATGCGCCTGCTCTGCCGTCAGAATATCGAAAACATATACTTTATGATTTTCCCGGCTTATCCGGTAGAAAACACGATAACTTCCCACCCTCAACCGATATGCAACATCATCAGCACCTTTTATCTCTTTTTTGCTGCCTCTTCCTGTTCCGGGAAAAGGTTCTTTTAATTCTTTGAGTGCTGATTTAATATTCTCTTTGATATCAGGAGGAAGTCTTGTAAAAAGGTCAGGCAGGACTAAAACTTCAAAGCTCATCTATGCTCACAAACTCATCCTTACGCTCAGCCACGACCTTGCGACTGTATTCCACAAGTTCATTGCTGTTGTGTTCTCTGATGAGTCCTTCGATCACGGTGTTGTAATCTTCCCCCATGTGACCGATAGAGCGTAATGCATCTCTGGTACTTCTTTTTACTTGGATTGTAGTGGTTTCACTCA
Above is a window of uncultured Methanolobus sp. DNA encoding:
- a CDS encoding RHS repeat-associated core domain-containing protein, whose product is MDRPTTITYPDGDSVNLTYNAQTLLESVEGVVDNLDYNARNQITTKELSNGVVTSYTYDAEKLLLDRIYTESLQDLNYDFDNVGNILEIEDNVMDSVKTYGYDDLDRLTSAGMSVNSVSTYQRDFSYDQYGCIQQVDENNVTISSYGYASVPFHAPDTYNGNDLVYDSNGNLVEDEDFTYSYNDANQLSEVRYSDNSSLVEKYWYDANGQRVKKQNADGEFSYYVNQFYGIENGTATSYFFRDDERIAKETSGDMEWYLSDHLGSTTLLVNESGLEVERTEYYPYGKVQSGGLEKYGFTGQENDADTGLMYYGARYYSPEYRIFVQPDTMLPDVYNPQALNRYAYCLNNPVKYTDPSGHTPAIIPLAVGVGMAAITAYSIISFAQDTIAWNKYEMSTEKWIANSALNVPIGVGGIGRTLYKGGKYLKTVNQASKGKGLLKVGSACGKSLFATGEATAEFIATEGVLFTGSQIVSHLDTSVDSTIQENTASGTRVGNALNWGGNTVAEAYDYTSNTASSVYDYTDNAASETYNYASSTASNVYGYASNTASDVYDYASNTASNVYDYASNKASTVTNSMKRVFSK
- a CDS encoding type II toxin-antitoxin system RelE/ParE family toxin; protein product: MSFEVLVLPDLFTRLPPDIKENIKSALKELKEPFPGTGRGSKKEIKGADDVAYRLRVGSYRVFYRISRENHKVYVFDILTAEQAHKKYGRL